The Astyanax mexicanus isolate ESR-SI-001 chromosome 12, AstMex3_surface, whole genome shotgun sequence genome window below encodes:
- the zbtb34 gene encoding zinc finger and BTB domain-containing protein 34, with translation MEDGGGFIEFDVPEFSNTVLNQLNELRLQGKLCDIIVHIQGQPFRAHKAVLAASSPYFRDHSSLGTMSGLSISVIKSPEVFEQLLAFCYTGHMELRLRDVISFLTAASFLQMQSVIDKCTQILEGLHSKISLPVPSEADADEDCATSRAGRNGLIEGGIFVNPTQISPPFYSRKSHCGEARGSSRGPPHSAEEGQSDRGSSDGVSEQEVSMETEPEQVDLIGKDGQVTDVHVKLEKTDRPTYSDSSSAGDDGYHTELVDGEQVLAVSVGSYGPVLPPASYTYSAVPSSCFVSVSPSSPSRSILSGFRGGRGRPKRPVPVPAEVVTQLRPGAEDGEGAAAGATFENDMRERSLRSQWYPFNERLICIYCGKSFNQKGSLDRHMRLHMGITPFVCKYCGKKYTRKDQLEYHIRGHTDNKPFHCQICGKCFPFQGTLNQHLRKKHMGSGNEANNLTDSLGEAADGQRGAADEASDVICRAPYADDGPANDNGEENAKCSPAEAPVSRCDY, from the coding sequence ATGGAGGACGGTGGTGGCTTCATAGAATTTGATGTGCCTGAGTTCAGCAACACTGTCTTGAACCAGCTCAATGAGCTCCGGCTCCAGGGTAAGCTCTGCGACATCATCGTGCACATCCAGGGCCAGCCATTCAGGGCACACAAGGCTGTTCTGGCCGCCAGCTCACCCTACTTCCGTGACCACTCATCTCTGGGCACCATGAGTGGTCTCTCCATCTCCGTGATCAAGAGCCCTGAGGTTTTCGAGCAGCTGCTGGCCTTTTGTTACACGGGCCACATGGAGCTGCGTCTGCGCGATGTCATCAGCTTCCTAACTGCTGCCAGCTTCTTGCAGATGCAGTCCGTCATTGACAAGTGCACACAGATTCTGGAGGGCCTCCACTCCAAGATCAGCCTGCCTGTGCCCAGTGAAGCAGATGCCGATGAAGATTGCGCCACCTCCAGGGCTGGACGCAACGGCTTGATAGAAGGGGGTATTTTCGTAAATCCGACCCAGATTTCCCCACCGTTCTACTCACGGAAGAGCCACTGCGGAGAGGCGAGAGGATCAAGCAGGGGGCCTCCACACTCGGCCGAAGAGGGCCAGTCGGACCGCGGCAGCAGTGACGGCGTGTCAGAGCAGGAGGTGTCCATGGAGACTGAGCCAGAACAAGTGGACCTGATTGGAAAAGATGGTCAAGTAACAGATGTCCACGTCAAGCTAGAGAAAACGGACCGGCCCACCTACTCGGACAGCTCGTCGGCAGGCGACGACGGCTACCATACGGAACTGGTAGACGGGGAGCAGGTGCTAGCTGTGAGCGTGGGTTCATATGGGCCTGTGCTGCCCCCTGCAAGCTATACCTATTCGGCAGTTCCATCGTCCTGCTTTGTCAGCGTCAGTCCATCCAGCCCCTCTCGATCAATTCTCAGTGGTTTCCGAGGTGGTCGCGGCAGGCCTAAGCGCCCGGTCCCGGTCCCGGCCGAAGTAGTCACTCAGCTCAGGCCAGGGGCAGAGGACGGGGAGGGAGCAGCCGCAGGGGCCACCTTTGAGAATGATATGAGGGAGCGCAGTCTGCGCAGCCAGTGGTACCCCTTCAACGAGCGCCTCATCTGCATTTACTGCGGCAAGTCCTTCAACCAGAAAGGAAGCCTCGACCGCCACATGCGTTTGCACATGGGCATCACACCTTTCGTCTGCAAGTACTGCGGCAAGAAGTACACCCGCAAAGATCAACTGGAGTATCACATCCGTGGCCACACCGACAACAAACCCTTCCACTGCCAGATCTGTGGCAAGTGCTTTCCCTTCCAGGGCACTCTAAACCAGCACTTGCGAAAGAAGCACATGGGCTCAGGCAACGAGGCCAACAACCTCACAGACTCTCTGGGGGAAGCAGCAGATGGCCAGAGGGGGGCAGCAGATGAGGCCTCGGATGTCATCTGCAGAGCTCCGTATGCCGACGATGGGCCGGCGAATGACAACGGCGAAGAGAATGCCAAGTGTAGTCCTGCAGAAGCCCCTGTTTCCAGatgtgattattaa
- the si:dkey-191c17.2 gene encoding LOW QUALITY PROTEIN: uncharacterized protein si:dkey-191c17.2 (The sequence of the model RefSeq protein was modified relative to this genomic sequence to represent the inferred CDS: deleted 1 base in 1 codon) produces MLSSRSKQDLENGDLECSGVTVRVPVEMQCEFGQNTETKLKQIKAHCVENTTITEHYYDTDNFLLASTQTWLTQQDGHWRLILEQRQNESEKNSNTGDEDKIRENQSPSERSDKTQQKERVLELQNEGLPEASSQTVLSPAEDSCSSVVWTEPVYTALTDPSSIITQLSQSLPETQTQTQNLTIQSFLEAAKIQIYHRQIRSRTVRYSLNSRCSLVVKTIFNSPEAASSAVLTLNADVLNINTELEKMDRMCTQLDLKIKHQVKPDLPP; encoded by the exons ATGCTATCAAGCAGAAGTAAGCAGGATTTGGAGAATGGAGATCTTGAATGTTCAGGAGTGACCGTAAGGGTCCCAGTTGAGATGCAGTGTGAATTTGGGCAAAATACAGAGACAAAACTAAAGCAAATAAAAGCTCACTGTGTGGAGAACACCACTATCACAGAGCACTACTACGACACTGACAACTTCCTACTGGCCTCCACTCAGACCTGGCTGACTCAACAGGACGGACACTGGAGACTGATCCTGGAACAGAGACAAAATGAATCAGAAAAGAACTCTAACACAGGGGACGAGGACAAAATAAGAGAAAACCAATCACCATCAGAAAGGTcagacaaaacacaacaaaa agagCGAGTTTTAGAATTACAGAATGAAGGTCTGCCTGAAGCCTCGAGTCAGACAGTTCTGAGCCCAGCTGAAGATTCATGTTCTTCTGTAGTTTGGACTGAACCAGTTTACACAGCGCTGACAGACCCCAGCTCCATCATTACACAGCTTTCCCAGTCTCTACCAGAGACCCAAACCCAAACACAGAACCTCACCATACAGAGCTTTCTGGAAGCTGCCAAAATCCAGATATACCACCGTCAGATCAGGAGCAGGACGGTGAGGTACTCGTTGAATAGCCGTTGCTCACTGGTTGTGAAGACAATCTTCAACAGTCCTGAAGCAGCTTCCTCTGCTGTTCTGACCCTGAACGCTGATGTGCTGAATATTAACACAGAGCTGGAGAAAATGGACAGGATGTGCACACAGCTAGACCTCAAGATCAAGCATCAAGTCAAACCAGACCTGCCACCATAA